In the genome of Kazachstania africana CBS 2517 chromosome 6, complete genome, the window TCTGGAAGATTGTAGCTTCTGATGGAAGTTCCTTCTGGAGAAGCCATGGGCTGGAAGGGGACTCCCGCCTGGATCCTACCTGGATGATGGTGGATGGCGCTTTGGTTGGTACCATGGGTCTCGGCGATTCCAGAATAGCCGGTTACTGTATATTCAGAGGGCTACATGAAATATCCACTATTATATAGTTGAAATAACAGTTAAAAAGAGAAGACAACGACTTGAAAGGTATGTGAACGTCGATGTATAGATGAGTCATGAAATTTAGCTCCTGAACCATGCTGAACAGCTGAAATAAGACCCCCAGAATGaagattgaagaaaaaaatatttattgaacGAGATATGCTACtttccaagaaaaatgtGTGTGAAGCAATGTTTTCATCACTGAGGCAACCCTCCAAATGAGATATGGAATTTGCGAGGTTGAATAACTCCTATACTCTAACTTTTATACTCTAAATAATGCGGCAACCAAGATCATAAAGCGTACCATGAACTATTTCTAAGATgattctattttttttatctgaTAACTAAAAGCAAGAAGTTACTAACAATTTAATTACTATTCATATTTTACAGATGAAGGTTGAAATCGATTCCTTTTCCGGTGCTAAGATCTACCCAGGTAGAGGTACTTTATTTGTCCGTGGTGACTCCAAGATTTTCAGATTCCAAAACTCCAAATCTGCTTCTTTGTTCCACCAAAGAAAGAACCCAAGAAGAATTGCTTGGACTGTTCTATACAGAAGACACCACAAGAAGGGTATCACTGAAGAAGTCGCCAAGAAGAGATCTAGAAAGTCTGTTAAGGCTCAAAGACCTATTGTTGGTGCTTCCTTAGACttaatcaaagaaagaagatctTTGAAACCAGAAGTCAGAAAGGCCAAGAGAGATGAAAAGATGAAGGCtgacaaagaaaagaagaaggctGACAAGGCCGCCAGAAAGGCTGAAAAAGCTAAATTAGCTGCTACTTCAGGCCACAAGGTCTCTAAGCAACA includes:
- the RPL24A gene encoding 60S ribosomal protein eL24 (similar to Saccharomyces cerevisiae RPL24A (YGL031C) and RPL24B (YGR148C); ancestral locus Anc_4.84), which produces MKVEIDSFSGAKIYPGRGTLFVRGDSKIFRFQNSKSASLFHQRKNPRRIAWTVLYRRHHKKGITEEVAKKRSRKSVKAQRPIVGASLDLIKERRSLKPEVRKAKRDEKMKADKEKKKADKAARKAEKAKLAATSGHKVSKQQAKGAFQKVAATSR